A single window of Macrobrachium nipponense isolate FS-2020 chromosome 31, ASM1510439v2, whole genome shotgun sequence DNA harbors:
- the LOC135206528 gene encoding uncharacterized protein LOC135206528: MLVVEIGKLRTAKSNLNTTVATVVSELERAQLPAHKAQGHAEILKNRADELDDLLADTRQVAENALEAANAYNNIVIAIDDAYNASVVAKKSAMRAVEMSEGISDQALDSQKKSEEKVWTR, from the exons TTGTGGAGATTGGAAAACTTCGAACTGCAAAATCTAACTTGAATACGACAGTGGCAACAGTTGTGTCGGAGCTTGAGCGAGCTCAGCTTCCAGCGCACAAAGCTCAAGGTCACGCCGAAATACTCAAGAATCGG GCCGATGAACTGGATGATTTGCTGGCAGACACTCGTCAGGTGGCTGAAAATGCTCTGGAAGCCGCCAATGCTTATAATAACATCGTTATTGCCATTGATGATGCTTACAATGCCTCTGTTGTTGCCAAGAAATCTGCTATGAGG GCTGTTGAAATGTCTGAAGGTATCAGTGACCAAGCTCTGGACTCTCAGAAGAAGTCTGAAGAAAAAGTATGGACTCGCTGA